In Gossypium arboreum isolate Shixiya-1 chromosome 6, ASM2569848v2, whole genome shotgun sequence, the following are encoded in one genomic region:
- the LOC128293800 gene encoding uncharacterized protein LOC128293800, with protein sequence MLRVLERVAGAKYWLEAIERIMDDFDYTVKQKLKRAVSLLRDGAYQWWLIVRDGTRADRLTWDFFKAAFQGKYIGASYVDARRKEFLNLTQGNKTVARYKAEFLRLSQYAHWIAATKHEWCVRFEDGLQDELRVLIALQRERDFAALVEKIKIFEDVKHSMCHNREKDRGRFKRDSRPSGSLGRPIKKARFEGSVRAISVAMVRP encoded by the exons ATGCTTCGTGTTCTAGAGAGGGTTGCTGGAGCGA agtACTGGTTAGAGGCCATTGAGCGGATAATGGACGACTTTGATTACACTGTGAAGCAGAAATTAAAAAGAGCAGTGTCTTTACTGCGAGATGGggcctaccaatggtggctcATCGTGAGAGATGGTACGCGGGCTGACCGTTTGACATGGGACTTCTTTAAGGCGGCCTTTCAAGGGAAATACAttggggcgagttatgtggacgcccgaaggaaggaatttctaaatCTGACCCAAGGCAACAAGACTGTGGCAAGGTACAAGGCAGAGTTTCTGCGGCTGAGTCAATATGCCCATTGGATTGCTGCAACTAAGCATGAATGGTGTGTGCGTTTTGAGGATGGACTCCAAGATGAGTTGCGTGTGCTGATAGCTCTGCAGAGGGAGCGGGACTTTGCTGCCTTGGttgagaaaataaaaatttttgaggaTGTGAAGCACTCAATGTGCCATAACCGCGAAAAAGATAGAGGCAGATTTAAGAGGGATTCAAGGCCTTCGGGTTCTTTGGGAAGACCTATAAAGAAGGCCAGATTTGAGGGGTCAGTCCGAGCAATTTCTGTTGCTATGGTTAGACCGTAG